Within the Bacillus sp. FSL K6-3431 genome, the region AAAAGCTTTCCTTGTTTCACTTTTATTTCATCACATCTCTCATCTATTACGCAGGCATTAATATAGTAAACCTTGATAGTTTTGTTATTGACCGAAATATAGACCGCTTTGAGACGACAGGAAAAATTGACACTAATTATTTAAGCAACCTATCATCAAGCGGAATCTTGGGTCTCATCGAGATTTATGAACAGAATCCAAATGTTCCAGGATTGGAAAAGTTGCTAAAACAACGTAAAACAGAGAGAGAGTATCTAAAAAACGATGCATGGCAGTCGTATAATCTTACAAAGAATAAGGCGTATATAAAGCTGGGGGAATTGGATTTGTAATATAGGAAGGAATTTTGCTGAAATTATTTCAAAAAAACAGAAAAATATTTTTCGGGCAGTAAAACGGGTGCCTGTCCCCCCAGTGTGCCAAGGCAGGTACCCGTGGATAGTCCTTGATTTGAAGAAAAAATATACTAATCTTTCCTCCCTCTAAAGATCTAAAAACATGCACAAATGTTGGACTGTGAGACCATTATGTCTGATTAAATCCTAGTCCTGCTTAACTTTGACAAGCTAGAGAAGCAAGGGAACCGTCCCCTTGCTTCTCTAGAAAATCCACAATCCAATGGTCGTAGAAACAATGAGTCCTATGAAAACTGGGACGATGCTCTTTCGTACGAGTTCCATAATAGGGACCTTTGCAAAACCAGCAATGGCTACAAGGGAAGACCAGGCAATTAATGTTCCGCCGCCTACCCATATAGCACCCATTTGGCCAATAGCAGCGAGCGTTTCCACATCCACTCCAACACTATCACCTAATGCTCCAGATAATGAGCCAACTAGAGGCAGACCTGAAAAACCAGAACCATCCAAACCAGTTATCATTCCAACTAGAAGAATGCCAAAGCCTGCAATAAAGGCACTTTCCGGTATGAATTGCTGACCAGCAACGACTAAATCAAATAAGAAAGAAGGTGTTTCCTCTGCGTTTGTGCCAAATATTTTTTCTGCTAATTCTCCACTGCCAATAAAGAAAAATCCTGCGATTGGAATGACTGGCCCCATTGCTTTAAAGGCGAATAAAAATCCTATTACGATATTGTCACTAACAGTATTTAGAGAAGAGCGTATATTTTTAAAGGAGGAAGCTGCAATAAGAAGAATAAATGAAGTGCCGCCAATTAAAGCTGCCCCAGTGCCACCTTCGATTGTAGGCATCAGCTCAGAAAACTTTGCCAAAACCATGTAGATAATAATCACTAAAAATGTGACAGGGACAAGTATCGCAAAGAAGAGACCATACTTCCTTTTCGTAGGAGGTTCATTTCCGACATTCTCTTCGTTTCTTACTGTGTTATCACTACTATTTTCCCATGTTTGAAGATGTTGATTAGAAGGTTGCAAAATATGTTTTCTGATAAAAAGGTAAGCAATGACAATTGCTGTAATCCCTGTAATTAAAGACAAAACAAAGGCACGATCTGCGACTGGACCAACATTAACAGCTGCTGCGGTTGCGGTTAAGGTTGGAGCGATTTGAATGATATAATCGGAAGATAGTGCCATTCCTTGGCCCGCAAATGAAATGGCGATTGCAGCACCAATTGGTGGAAGCCCAGCACGAACAGCTACAGGGATAAGAAGGGCACCAACTAATGGAACGGCTGGCGTTGGCCAAAAGAACAGGGAAATCCCATATGTGACAAAAATAATCACCCAGAAAGATATATGCCCATTCTTCATCACTCGCTGAAAAGGAATGATCATTTGTTCATCTGAACCTAATGCTTTCAGTGAATGCAATAAAGCCGTCATGATTGCGATGATAAGAAAGATACTGAATAACTCGCCTGCTGCAATTAAACTACTGTTGAATATGGTCTGTAAACCAGCTGTAAAAGAGCCAGTAAAAATCCACCCAACCAAAAATGTCACTAAAATGGAAGGTACAACGATATTTTGGCGAAACAGCATGGTTACTATAATAATCACTGTTCCAGCAAAATATATCCAGTGAGCTGCTGTTAATTCCATCTAAATTTAACCCCCTTAAAAGGAAATGGAAGCGAAAATAACTCGTAAACTAGGTTATGCGCTTAATTAGGCTTTGGTGAAAAGGTGGAGTAGAGAATGGGAGACAGGGGCTATTAGGTATTGTAGGTGCCTAACTGAGCCACAGTTGTGGAACTAGAACTTCATATATCGAATAGATACCCTATTCCTTGAATGCTCATAGGACTGGAAATCTCTTGAAGAAGCAAGATGTTGATGTTATAGTATTTGAAAAGAAGTTAAGAAAATTGCTGGTTTCTATATCGAAGACATTGCGTATAAACAAGGTAATGTGAACGAATGAACAGTACCGTTCCTGCGGATTTTCATGTTAAAATACTTGTACATAGGAATAGTTGTCGACGGAAAAAATCAATTATATATTAATTAGGGAGAAGACTGATGCCAAAAATTATCTTTGTTAGTGGAGTTGCCGGAACAGGCAAAAGCACTGTTTCAAGTTACATACATAAGTATATTCCTGCTGTTTATCTAGATAAAGATACGGTTGGAGGAAAATTTAGTGAGCAATTTTTAAAAGCAACAGGGCATGACCCGAGTGACAGAGACTCTAAATATTACAAGGAGCATTGCCGCGACCTGGAGTATGATGTGACGATGGATGTAGCAATGGAAAATGCTCAGCATGGGCTAGACTCCATTTTGATTGGTCCTTTCACGAAAGAAATTGAAACGAAAGATTGGCTGGATAAGAAATTGGCAGAGTTTGAGCTTTCAAGAGACGAAGTTACAGTTAAAATTATATTTGTAACCTTAACAGATACTCAGTTACAAAAAGAACGCATTATCAAACGCGGTGCTATGGACCGGGACAAATGGAAACTTGAGAATTGGGACGGGTATGAAAAAAGCTTAGCTAAGCTTCCAAACGTTGCCTGGGGTATACCAGAAAAAGACGTGATGGTATTTGATAACTCAGGTGAATTAACCGAAGTTAAAGTTAAGCAAATTGTTACTTTCCTCGAACAATAAAGATCATAATTGTTCGAGATAGGGATGAAATGGATAAACATAAGGCGGTCCTCCATTTCACATTAGATATAGCAAACAGCAAAACCGTATGATCCCAGAAAGAAATGACTAATCAGTTCATTGATTTGGTTCAATACTATTTAAATCGAGACCTCTTCATCATGGGGTCTTTTCTTATGCACTTCTCGGTATTCCAACAGTAGTATATTTCGACCTTAGACATGCTGAAATACGCAATTTTTAGATAGAGGGTCTCTGACCTAAAATGAAAACTCTTTAAAGACAAAGACGTGCTTCCCCATGCAATAAGCAGGAGACACATCATTCATAAGAATGAAAAAACTTAAAAGTTTATAATAAACATGGTATTTTATAAATCATTTGAACCTTTTTCATTGAAAGAGCGAATGTAATAGTGAGAGGTGTTTTGCAGAGGAGGACCTTAGAAATGAAAGAAGACCAAATAAAGGAATGGATTGAAGGGATTCTTGTTGGTGATAAGGAATCTTTTCAATCTTTATATAAAGCTACCTGTGAAGACGTTTACCGAACAGTAGGTTTTCTAATTATTGATAAACAAGATATAGACGATGTTGTAAACGAAGTGTACATCGCAATGTGGAAATCAATCAGTAAATATGACACCAATAGATCCTTTCGTTTTTGGTTGCATGGTCTCATTGTCCGCCAAACACAAGATTGGCGACGTAAAGCATGGCGGCGCTTCCGGATCTTGGAACGTAAAAAGGCATTTAGACAAGAATCATCCTACATAGATGAGGAAAGGATTTTACATAAAGAGATGCAAAGTGAATTAATGCAATATGTAGTTGCGCTTTCCAATAAACATCGAGAGATTATCATTTTGAGATACTACCATGATTATAGTTTAGATGCCATTTCTATTCTTCTAAATATTCCTATTGGTACTGTGAAATCACGATTACATACAGCTTTAAAAAAGCTGCGAAATAAACTAGAGCATGCAAAAATCATAGAAGTTGGTGAAATAAATGGATGTTGAACAACAATTACGAGAGGATCTAAAAAAAGAAGCTTCATCTATACGTCCTCCAGAGCATCTAAATAAACAAGTTGCCACTTCATTTGATAAGTACATTCAAAGAAATACAAAAGTACAGACCCGGATGAAAAAACGTCTAATAACAGGAGTGATTGCTGCAACATTTCTTATACCGACAGGAGTGTTTGCAGGAACGACAGTTATTCCATCTTTTTTAGAAAAAACAATTGGTACACCGGATAAAGCAAACGAAGAGTGGAATATAACTAAAGAAGGATATGAGGAACGCTTACATGTAATGGAGGCTGCTGAGAAATATTTAACTAAAGAAGAATTTAATCATTATTTGGATTTGGAAAGTGAACGGATTCTATTATTCAAGAAAGCCAAAATTCAAGGTCATATAAGACCTGTTGATTTAGACCGTTTAAATCCCGAAGATAAGAAAAAACTACAGTTTAACGATGAACAACATTCACAATACTGGGACAAAATAATGACTCATTTTATTTATACAAAAGAAGAAGCGCAAAAGATCATGGGTTATACGATTCAATCTCCAACCTATACATCAGAAGGTTTTTCGTTTCTGAAAGAAGAAATTTCACCTGACATTACGATCAAAAATCCGAAACCAATTATTATTTCTATGTATAAGAATGGAGAATTTGGATATAGCATTCATCAGTCCGAATTGCTAAATAATAGCAGAGATCCATTCGAGATTAGGTTTGATATCATTGAGCAATATCAGCTTCATGGCAACCAAGTTATTTTTGGAAAATATAGTGATAGTAATGTAAAAGGAATGAAAATGATCATTCCAGCTAAGGAAGGAATACCTGCAAAGCAAATTGTGATTATTGATGACATCTTAAATAAGGAAGAACTAGAGAAAATCATGTTATCCCTATTAAACTAAGATAGGTAAATAGGATTCTATCTAAATATTTGATAATGGAGAAATACTATGAGAATAGAAATAAGGAATAAAAAGAAGAAGAAGTTTCGACGTGTTCTACTTAGCATTTTATTTATATTCATATTAGGGATAGGGGTTTATGGAATTAGTATATACCGATCCTTTTCTTCAGCTTTAGACACGATGCATCAGCCAGTTGAAAAGTCAGAGAAAAGAGAAAATGATATTTCAATACAAAAGCAGGACCCTTTTTCTGTGTTGTTATTAGGGGTAGATGAAAGGGCGAACGACATTGGAAGACCTGATACAATTATCGTCATGACGGTTAATCCAAAAGAAGAAACGGTTAAAATGTTAAGCGTTCCACGAGATACGAGAACGGAGATTGTCGGGAACGGAACAACGGAAAAAATGAATCATGCCTATACTCGTGGCGGAATAAATATGACCATTGCTACGGTTGAACATTTTTTAGATATACCGATTGATTATTATATTAAAGTAAATCTGGATGGATTTAAAAATATAATTGATGCTCTCAATGGGGTTACAATCATAAATGATATGGATTTATCTTACAAAAAATACAACTTCCCAAAAGGAGAAATTAAATTGAACGGGAAGGAAGCACTTGTTTTCTCGCGAATTAGGTATGAAGATCCTCGTGGTGACTTTGGACGACAAATTAGACAGAAGCAAATAATCCAGGCAATTCTCAATGAAGGTTCTAGTATATCTTCACTATTGAAGTATGATGGTGTATTTAACGCTTTAGGAGAAAACATAAAGACGAACCTAACATTTAAAGAAATGGTTGGCATTCAACAGCAATATAAAGGTTTAGAAAAAAATATCGAACAGTTTCAATTTCAGAACGGTGACGGAGGATATATCGGCAAGTATTGGTATTACTTTCCTGACGAAGAGGAGTTAAGTGAATTTCAAATAATGTTAAAAAAGCATCTTTTATTAATGTAGAGTTCATTTTCTAAGATTTCAAGAATTCATATGTACAAACAATTACGGATGATTGAAATGCCTGTTGCTAAAGTTGTAAAATTAAACCACTCTTCAATCTGCTACTGGGTCTCTCGCTTCATTTATTAAAAGGGAAGTATCCTTTTAAAAATGAAAACTAGAGCGATAATAATAAGGTATCCATTACTGGAAGACGACTTCAATACAAGATGAAATTACCGGGTGCTAAAAAAAGGCGGTATGTACAAATTACATAATATTGCTATTCACGAGATGCATAAATGGAGGGTATATCAATATTTTCCTAATGCTATGTATGAAGATTTCAAAAAATTTTGGAATAAAGAGGTTATTTTTAATGAGCTCAAAGCAAAAGGATTTGAAGTAAACCTAACAATGGAGTATCGCATGAAAGAGCGTAAGAAGTACGGTCTCAAAGGCGCTCGCCGTGCACCACAGTTCTCAAACAGGCTTAAACCCCTTGATACCATTGGGTTTAAGCCTGTTTGGAACTCGATTCCAAGCAGGCTTTTTCTTTAAAAAAAGTACAATGAATGGAAAGTGACTGGAATTATTTTAATTGCATTCACTATCGTATCTTTTTGGGATGACTATTTGTTGATTTTAAATATTCAATTAGCAAATGATTTAAATGCTTGTCACTTTTTTCCGTCAGATAAGTATTAGATATATGACGTCATTCATCGGGTTTTTAACGATTATCTTTTTCTTTCTTAATAGCATAACGAAATAGTAGATCCAACTGATTGCTGTATTCTCTAAATGATTAATCTTAGACGAAAATGTTGCGTGAGAATTCCTCTTGCGGCTGCTTCCGCCTCTTTCTTTGTTTTGAAGCCCCTTCGAGTAGTACTCTTATATTTTCCACTCATTGGATCTTTTCCTAAACTAACTTGTACAAGCCAATGTATGCCTGATTTTGATTGATACTTTTTGTATGAAGCCAATATTACAAAACTACTTTATGAATGATAATAATAAGAAATGAAAAGTATTTTGCATATTTTCAGCGAAAAATACTAGCCCACCCAACTACTTTCCAACAAATTGAGGATAACTTCCAACAATATGAACAATAAATAGGTGATACTATGAGAAATCTAGTAATTTATCGAATGATAATCATTATAGCCAATTCTAAATTAGGGTATTGGCGGGTGTAACCAGCTGGAACGTGATCTTATCTGTATACAGCAGCGCGTAAAAATTGTACTTGCTTAGAAAGAGGAAAAATTTAATTGATGTGTTAGTTTTAAATCTATATTAAATTAACATTTTCTTTATTAATATTTATTCTATTTTTTATCAAAGGCAATAATTGCTTTACGTAATCTTCTGGATGTGCCGTTTGATTTTGCATCCAATGCACCGCAGCTCCATAAAGTGCCCAGCTAAGCATCACCGCAAAAGCCTCTATTTCCATTTTGTTTTGGCTGGACCATTGCTTTTGTGCCCATTCTGAAAAAAAGGCTTGAAGTTCCTCTTTAAAAATCGTTTCTATTTTAGGTGTAAATGCCTCGTAACTTCGCTGACATTGGTTGCTGATTGAAGTTAGGAACTTAATGATTGATAAGAAAATAGCTTTAATGGTCTCTTCGTTAATTACCTCATGTGTACTTACCTCTTGTATGATTTCCCTCATTACACTTTCACTTAACACCTTTTCAAGTAAGTCATATTTGTCCATGAAATGAGAATAAAAGGTTGCACGATTAACCGTTGCGGCAGTCGTAATATCTTTAATGGTGATGTCTTTAAAATCCCTTTTCATTGATAACTCGATAAATGCATCCATAATGAGCTTACGGGTGCGAAGTATACGTGGGTCAATTTGCTTTTCCATAAAATTTGCTCCTATTTTTTAGACATTTTTATCAATATGTTGTTTAAACAATAAATGTTTTATTTTGTTGGTTGCTTCAAATTTTCCAACTTGATATATTAACTATACAACAAATGTTGGTTAAACAAAAGATGTTGGAGTGAGGAAAATGAGAATAACGATTTTTGGAGCAAATGGTCAAATTGGTCAGCTTCTTGTGAGTCATGCACTTCAAGCTGGATATGATGTTAAAGCCTATACGAGAAGACCTAATGCTTTAAGTATAGAACACGAATAATTGCAAGTTGTAGTCGGGGCTTTAACAGACCGAGAAAAATTAAGAGAAGCAATCACAGGAAATGATGCTGTATTAAGCGCTCTAGGACCTAGTTGTCAATGAAACGAAAAGTTTCAGTCCTTCCTATAGCAGAAGCACATAAAGCAATTATCTTTGTTATGGAAGAATTCGGACCGGAAAGGTTCATTACGAATGGAACACCTGCGATGTCTGCAAAGGTAGACGTTAAACAGCTTGCTACAGTGTTGCCGAGTCTCATGCCTATGATATTCATGCCCACTGGCTACGCGGGGAGATGAAAGAGATAGAAAAGCTGTTTAAAACAGCTAAGCTTGATTGGACGGTTGTGCGTATCATTGATCCTAATGTGAAAACAGATGGCATTGGATACGATATATCGTTTGGAGATAGGAAAAGCAAGATGAGTGTTTCTCGTTATAATGCAGCGAAATGTATGCTGGAAGCTGCGACGAAAGACGAATGGATTCATAAAATGCCAATCGTATTTAACAAATAGGAGGCAAGGGAATGAAACTATTTGAATTGGGAGTTTATTCATTAGGTGAACGAATACCTGATGCCAATGGGTATAGTCGAACTGCTCAATCCAGAGTAGAAGAGATTATCCAAATGGCAAAAATGGCAGATGAAGCAGGACTTGATATATTTGGTGTTGGCGAACATCACCGTCTGGATTTTGTCACATCTTCTTACTCCATGCTACTTGCAGCGATTGCACGGGAGACGGAAAATATTAAACTAACCAGCACGCTATCCGTTATTAGCACAGCTGATCCAGTTCGTGTTTACGAAGATTTTGCAACGCTTGATTTATTATCGAACGGACGCACTGAAATTATTTTAGGTCGTGGGGCATTTTTAGAATCATTCTCTCTCTTTGGAGCAAGTTTAAATGATTACAATGAATTGTTTGAAGAGAAGCTGAAGCTATTTTTGAAATTGCAGGAGCAGGAAGTCGTAAGTTGGCATGGGAATTTCCGTCCTCCTCTTCAAAATGCTCAGATTGCACCTAGACCTGTACAGAATAAAATTCCACTTTGGATTGGTGTTGGAGGTACTCCTGCAAGTGCAGTTCGTGCTGGCAGACTTGGGATCAATATGGCACTCGGCTTGTTGGGTGGTCGTCCAGAAAATGTCAAACCACTAACAGAATTATACTGGCAAGCCGCAAGTGAAGCAGGTCATGATTTATCCAAGTTAAGGGTTTCGGTGACGGGGCATTCTTATATAGCCGAAACAGGTGAGCAGGCGGTTGTTGAATTTCTTCCACACTATAATCAATACACTAATTACTTTTCAAAAGATCGTGGTCTTTCACACTTCTATACAACAGCAGACCAGTTGATGCCTCAGCGAGCGGCAGGACAAATATTAGCTGTCGGGAGTGCAGAGGAACTGGCTGAGAAAATCTTGTATCACCATGAACTATTCGGACATTCACGCTTTATGGGACAATTCGATATGGGTGGTCAGCCATTAGCCAAAGTAGAAAAAGCCATAGATTTACTGGCAAATAAAGTAGCACCAATCGTACGCAGAGCTTTATCTAAATAACGTAAAACTATAAAAATTTGTTTTTAGAAAGATAATAAAGAACTAAGAAGGGGATGAGTAGAACTATGGTAATAGTAACTTATGTGTTACAAGGAATACTTGCCTTCATGTTTTTGATGGCGGGATTCGGGAAAGTAACGGGTTCTAAAATGCACCTGGAAGCATTTAAGCATTGGAGATTACCACAATGGTTCAGAATTGTAACAGGGATTGTAGAATTAATGGGGGCGATACTTTTAATTGTTGGATATTGGGCTTCAACTTCGGCATTGGCAGGGTCACTTTTACTTGCAATTACAGGTATAGGTGGCATTCTTACACATATTCGTGTGAAGGATTCCTTTAAGGACACGGCTATGATTCTATTCTTAGCCATTCTATCGTTTGTTGTATTTTATCTTTATTTAACGTAAAAATTTCTTTTTTACCAAGATGGGTTAAAAGGGAAATATAATATAAAATTCTATTTTTGGAGGAAAAGAAGATGAAAATATTAGTTACAGGTGCAGCAGGAAAATTAGGGTCAAATATCGTTGGAAATTTAGTGAAGAAAGTACCCACTTCAGATATTATCGCTGGTGTACGTGATCCACAATCAGAAAAAGCAAAGGCATATGAAGCACAGGGTATTGAAGTTCGCTTAACAGATTTTGAGAAAAAAGAAACATTAGTTGAAGCGTTCAAGGGTGTGGATCGTGTCTTCACGATTTCAACCTTCGGTGATGTGGAAACATCGATTCGTCAACAAACCAATGCAGTTGAAGCTGCAAAAGAGAATGATGTTTCACAGATGGTTTACTCAAGTGCACCACGTGCAGATGTTAGTGGGTTTGTTTTGGCTGGTATTCACCGTGAACGTGAAAATATCATTAAGGAATCAGGTATTCCATATGTATTCGTTCGTAACAACTGGTATGTCGAAAACGAATTAGGTACCATTCAACAATGCTTAAATAGCACACCTTGGGTTACATCAGCAGGAGAAGGGAAGGTAGCTTGGGTCTACCGTCCAGATTTAGGTGATGCCACTGCCAATGTGTTAGCAGGTGATGGACACGATAATAAAGCAT harbors:
- a CDS encoding AAA family ATPase; protein product: MPKIIFVSGVAGTGKSTVSSYIHKYIPAVYLDKDTVGGKFSEQFLKATGHDPSDRDSKYYKEHCRDLEYDVTMDVAMENAQHGLDSILIGPFTKEIETKDWLDKKLAEFELSRDEVTVKIIFVTLTDTQLQKERIIKRGAMDRDKWKLENWDGYEKSLAKLPNVAWGIPEKDVMVFDNSGELTEVKVKQIVTFLEQ
- a CDS encoding sigma-70 family RNA polymerase sigma factor — translated: MKEDQIKEWIEGILVGDKESFQSLYKATCEDVYRTVGFLIIDKQDIDDVVNEVYIAMWKSISKYDTNRSFRFWLHGLIVRQTQDWRRKAWRRFRILERKKAFRQESSYIDEERILHKEMQSELMQYVVALSNKHREIIILRYYHDYSLDAISILLNIPIGTVKSRLHTALKKLRNKLEHAKIIEVGEINGC
- a CDS encoding LCP family glycopolymer transferase; amino-acid sequence: MRIEIRNKKKKKFRRVLLSILFIFILGIGVYGISIYRSFSSALDTMHQPVEKSEKRENDISIQKQDPFSVLLLGVDERANDIGRPDTIIVMTVNPKEETVKMLSVPRDTRTEIVGNGTTEKMNHAYTRGGINMTIATVEHFLDIPIDYYIKVNLDGFKNIIDALNGVTIINDMDLSYKKYNFPKGEIKLNGKEALVFSRIRYEDPRGDFGRQIRQKQIIQAILNEGSSISSLLKYDGVFNALGENIKTNLTFKEMVGIQQQYKGLEKNIEQFQFQNGDGGYIGKYWYYFPDEEELSEFQIMLKKHLLLM
- a CDS encoding Arm DNA-binding domain-containing protein → MASYKKYQSKSGIHWLVQVSLGKDPMSGKYKSTTRRGFKTKKEAEAAARGILTQHFRLRLII
- a CDS encoding TetR/AcrR family transcriptional regulator — encoded protein: MEKQIDPRILRTRKLIMDAFIELSMKRDFKDITIKDITTAATVNRATFYSHFMDKYDLLEKVLSESVMREIIQEVSTHEVINEETIKAIFLSIIKFLTSISNQCQRSYEAFTPKIETIFKEELQAFFSEWAQKQWSSQNKMEIEAFAVMLSWALYGAAVHWMQNQTAHPEDYVKQLLPLIKNRININKENVNLI
- a CDS encoding NAD(P)H-binding protein; the protein is MRITIFGANGQIGQLLVSHALQAGYDVKAYTRRPNALSIEHE
- a CDS encoding LLM class flavin-dependent oxidoreductase — protein: MKLFELGVYSLGERIPDANGYSRTAQSRVEEIIQMAKMADEAGLDIFGVGEHHRLDFVTSSYSMLLAAIARETENIKLTSTLSVISTADPVRVYEDFATLDLLSNGRTEIILGRGAFLESFSLFGASLNDYNELFEEKLKLFLKLQEQEVVSWHGNFRPPLQNAQIAPRPVQNKIPLWIGVGGTPASAVRAGRLGINMALGLLGGRPENVKPLTELYWQAASEAGHDLSKLRVSVTGHSYIAETGEQAVVEFLPHYNQYTNYFSKDRGLSHFYTTADQLMPQRAAGQILAVGSAEELAEKILYHHELFGHSRFMGQFDMGGQPLAKVEKAIDLLANKVAPIVRRALSK
- a CDS encoding DoxX family protein, giving the protein MVIVTYVLQGILAFMFLMAGFGKVTGSKMHLEAFKHWRLPQWFRIVTGIVELMGAILLIVGYWASTSALAGSLLLAITGIGGILTHIRVKDSFKDTAMILFLAILSFVVFYLYLT
- a CDS encoding SDR family oxidoreductase — translated: MKILVTGAAGKLGSNIVGNLVKKVPTSDIIAGVRDPQSEKAKAYEAQGIEVRLTDFEKKETLVEAFKGVDRVFTISTFGDVETSIRQQTNAVEAAKENDVSQMVYSSAPRADVSGFVLAGIHRERENIIKESGIPYVFVRNNWYVENELGTIQQCLNSTPWVTSAGEGKVAWVYRPDLGDATANVLAGDGHDNKAYELAGENLTQQQFVDAVNEVTGKEIPLLAVDSEAHAKMLKEAGVPEEFVSMTLMIQNGIREGGLEAPHSDLEMLLGRKPTSVKEVLQILLK